From the genome of Streptomyces xanthophaeus:
TGATCACCGCCGTGGTGGCCCGGCGCCTCATCGGGCGGGCCTGGGCGGGGCCGCTGGCCGCGCTGCTGGTCTTCGCGGTCGCCGAGTTCACCGCGATCTACCCCAACCCCGTCCCCACCTGGACCTTCGGCGCCCCCGCCGTCCGGCTGATGTCCTGGTCGAGCCTCTCCCAGACGTACAGCCAGCCGTTGCTGATCGCGCTGATGGGGGTCGTCGGCGACGCCCTGCGCCGGAGCCGCAAGGACGGCGGGGCTGCCGCGGACGGCGAGGGTGGCGACCGGGCCCCGCTCTTCGGCCGCGGGGTGTACGTCCTCGTCGCGCTGTTCGCCCTGGCCTCGACCGCGGCCAAGGCGAGCACCCTGCCCGTCACCCTGGCCGGCCTGGCCCTGACCGGTCTCGTCCTGCTGATCAGCACCCGGCGCATCCCGTGGCACGTGGTCGGGCTGGGCGCGATCCTCGGCGGTGCCCAGCTCTTCGCGACGGCCGTCATCTTCAACTTCGAGAGCTACGGCCTCGAAGTCATCCCGTTCGGCAACATCCGCGGCTACTGGGCCGATCCGGGGCACCTGCGCTCGCCGGCGTTCCAGGCCCTCGTGGTCGTGGGCACCCTGGTCGCCTTCGTGCTCAACCACCAGCTGAAGCTGCTCGGCATGATCCCGCTGATCTCGAAGCGGCGCTTCCGACTGGAGCCCGTCCAGTGGTTCCTGCTCGGTGCCTCCGTGGCGGGACCGTGTGCCTACCTGGCCGTCAACGGCTACAACGCCAGCTACTTCACGCTCGCCGCGCTGCCCTTCGGGGCCGTGCTCTCGGCCTGGGGCTTCTGCGAGACGTTCGAACGCGCCGCGCTCGGCGCACGGGCCAAGGCCGCACTCGCCTTCGGCGTGATCGCCTTCTCGGCGCTGCTCACGTTCGCGATCTACCGCTACTCCGGCCGCTGGTCGGCCTACGTCCTGCGGCTCGCCGGGGACGAGCGGAGCGGGGCCACCCCCTACTCCGTGCTGCTGCCCGCGCTCGCCCTGGCCGGCGCGCTGGCCCTGGCCGCCCTGGTCGGCGCGGTCCTGTGGCGGATCGGCGGCCGGGTCTGGCCCGCGCTGCGCGGCCGCGGCGCGATCGTCCTGCTCACCGCCGCCCTCACGGCCGGCACCCCGGGGCTCTTCCACGACGTCCTGCAGTCCCGGGAATCGCTGTGGTCCTACTCCTGGGTCATGCCCGGGTCGCAGGTGCAGGCGGCGCGCTGGATCCGTGCCCACAGCGAGCCGTCGGACGTGCTGGCGACCAACAGCCACTGCTGGGAGCTGGAGGGCCCGCTGCCCGCCGGTGCGTCGTGCGACAACGTCCGCTCGCAGTGGCTCAGCGCGTACTCGGAGCGGTCGGTGCTGATCGAGGGCTGGGCGTACGCACCGCGCGCCATGGCGCTGTCGGGCGGCTCGGCCGCCTACGGCGGCCCCTTCTGGGACCAGGAGCTGTTCCGGCTCAACGAGGACGCCGTCTACCGGCCGACGGCCGAGATCCTGGGCCGGCTCCACGACCGGCACCACGTCCGCTACGTGGTGGCGCACCGCCCGTCGGGCGCCGAGTCGCCACTCCTGGCCGAACTGGCGAAGAAGGTCTACGACAACGGCCGGATGGCGGTGTACGAACTCTCCTGACGGGCCGCAGGACCCGCCCGACGGATCAAGGCCCGGGGGCCCTGGGGGATGTCACGCCTCCGGGGACCGCGGGCCTTCGCCGTCCTCGTACTCCCGCCCCTTGGACCCGGCCACGCGCCGCAGCCGCGGGTGGCGGGACGCCCCCTGTTCGGTGATGGCGTCGCCGACCATGGCCCGGACCGCGTCCCGCATCCCGTGCAGGGGGTGGTGGCGGGCGGGTCCGGCGCCGGGGTCGGTACGGAGTTCCTTCACCAGGGCCCAGCAGAGCAGCATCATGACGATGACGAAGGGCAGCGCGACCAGGATGGTGGCGGTCTGCAGCGACTTCAGGCCGCCCGCCACGAGCAGGACGGCGGCGACGCCGGCCATCAGCACGCCCCAGGTGACGACGAGCCAGGTGGGCGGGTTGAGGGAGCCGCGGCTGGTGAGTGAGCCCATCACCAGGGAGGCCGAGTCGGCGCTGGTGACGAAGTAGGTCATGACGAGGACCATGGCGACCCATGAGGTGACCGTGGAGAGCGGCAGGGCGTCCAGCATCGCGAACAGCGAGGCCTCCGTACCGTCCTTGATCGTGAGGGCGAAGTCGACGGCGCCGGTGGAGTCGAGGCGGATGGCGGTGCCGCCCATGACGCAGAACCAGACCACGGTGGCCCCGCTGGGGACGAGCAGCACGCCGATGAGGAACTCGCGGATGGTGCGGCCGCGCGAGATGCGGGCGATGAAGGTGCCGACGAAGGGGGCCCATGAGAGCCACCAGGCCCAGTAGAAGATCGTCCACGCGCCGAGCCACTTGGAGTCGGTGAAGGCGCCGGTGCGGCTGGCCATGGGCACCAGCTCGCTCAGGTACCCGCCGATGCTCGCAGGGATCACGTCGAGGATGTAGACGGTGGGGCCGAGCACGAAGACGAAGAGCATCAGGGTGGCGGCGAGCACGATGTTGACGGTGCTGAGCCACTTCACGCCCTTGTGCAGGCCGGAGAAGGCGGAGAGGACGAAGGCCGCCGACAGCGAGCCGATGATGACCAGCTCGACGGTGACGGAGTCCTCGATGCCGGTGGTGAGGCTGAGCCCTTTCGAAACCTGGAGCGCGCCGAGGCCGAGGCTGGTGGCGGTGCCGAAGACGGTGGCGAACACGGCCAGCAGATCGACGGCCTTGCCGGGACGGCCATCGGCCCGTTCCGCTCCCATCAAGGGGACGAAGGCCGAGCTGAGGCGGTTGCCGCGGCCCTTGCGGAACGTCGCGTAGGCCAGGGCGAGGCCGGCGATGCCGTAGATCGCCCAGGGGGTGAGGGTCCAGTGGAAGAAGGAGTACTCCATGGCCGCGAGGGCGGCGGCGCCGGTGCGGGGAGCCGCCCCGGAGGCCGGGGGCGGGGCCAGGTAGTGGGTCAGCGGCTCCCCCACCCCGTAGAACATCAGGCCGATGCCCATACCGGCGCTGAACATCATCGCGATCCACGCGAGGTTGGTGAACTCGGGCTCGGAATCGTCGGCGCCGAGGCGGATCCGGCCGAACCGGCTGACCGCGAGGACGACGCACATGACGAGGAAGACATCGGCGGCGATCACGAACAGCCAGGCGAAGTTGCCCAGCACCCAGGAGAGCGCGGTTCCGGAGGCCGTGTCGAAGGAGTCCCCGGCCAGGGCCGCCCAGGCGACGACGGCCAGCACGGCGATCACACCCACGGTGACGACGGCACGGTCGGGCGCACCGTCCGCGGGGCCGCCGGATCCCCCTCCCGGGGTCTGCGGACGTGGCCGTTCCAGTGATTCCGCGCTCATGCGGCCACACTATGCGGCTGTATATCCCCATTTAGGGGCATGGCACGCCGGGTGTGGCCCAGGCCACTCATGGGCATAGGAGGATCCTCCGGATAAGCTCATGGCGGCGCGACTGCACTGTTCGATAGCAAGGGAATAGCAAGGTGACGGACGGAGCAGTAACTGAGGCCGCGCGCGTGCTCATCGCCGCGGACAAATTCAAGGGCTCGCTCACGGCCGTTCAGGTCGCGGAGCGGGTGACGGCCGGCCTGCGCAGGGCCGTACCGGACGTGGAGATCGAGACCCTCCCCGTCGCGGACGGCGGCGACGGAACGGTCGCGGCAGCCGTGGCAGCCGGCTTCGAACGCCGGGAGGTACGGGTCACCGGACCCCTCGGCGACCAGGTCACGGCCGCCTTCGCGCTGCGCGAGGGCACCGCGGTGGTCGAGATGGCGGAGGCCTCCGGGCTGCAGCTGCTGCCGGCGGGCACCTTCGCCGCGCTGACGGCGACCACGTACGGCTCGGGCGAGCTGCTCAAGGCCGCGCTGGACGCGGGTGCGCGCTCGATCGTCTTCGGCGTGGGCGGCAGTGCCACCACCGACGGCGGCGCCGGCATGCTGGCCGCCCTGGGCGCGGTGTTCCTGGATGCGAACGGCGAACCGGTGGGTCCGGGCGGCGGCGCGCTGGCCGAACTGGCCTCGGCCGACCTGTCCGGCGTCGACCCGCGCTTCGCGGAGGTGGAGTTCGTCCTCGCGAGCGACGTGGACAACCCGCTGACCGGCCCGAAGGGCTGCGCCGCGGTCTACGGCCCGCAGAAGGGGGCGTCGCCCGAGGACGTGGCGACGCTCGACGCGGCGCTGGCGCACTTCGCGGTGGTCCTGGAGAAGTCGATCGGTGCGAAGGCCGCCGAGTGCGCGGTGCTCCCGGGTGCCGGCGGCGCGGGCGGCATCGGCTACGGGGCCCTGCTGCTCGGCGCGACGTTCCGCCCCGGCATCGAGCTGATGCTGGAGGTGCTGGGCTTCGCCCCCGCGCTGGAGCGGGCCACGCTGGTCATCACCGGCGAGGGCTCCCTGGACGAGCAGACCCTGCACGGCAAGGCCCCGGCGGGTGTCGCGGCCGCGGCGCGTGCGGCGGGCAAGCCCGTGGTGGCCGTCTGCGGTCGGCTGCTGCTGACGCAGGAGGCCCTGGAGGGGGCCGGCATCCGCAAGGCGTACCCGCTCACGGACCTGGAGCCCGACCCGGCCAAGTCCATCCCGAACGCGGGTCCCCTGCTGGAGCAGGTCGCGGCCAACATCGCCGCCGACGTCCTCTGACCCGACCGGCTCCTTCGAGGGCCCCGACCCCCTTGTCCCGGGGCCGGGGCCCTCGACCATTCCGGCTCCGCCGAACCCAGCCTCGCCGGGCCAGATCCAGCCCCTCCCGCGTTTGAGCAGGGGGCACCTCCCAGCGGTAGCTGGGGGAAGGTCCGGGCGGAGCCCGGTGCCCGGCGGAGCCGGGTTTCCTGGGGCTCCGCCCCAGACCCCGCGCCTCGAACGCCGGCGAGGCTGAAATGGCCCGGCTGAGGCCGTCGGTGCTGCCGGGCTACGCGGCGAGGAGGTCCGCCGTGGTGACCACGCGGGCGAAGCCGCCACCGTGGAGGCTCACCGCCGTGGCGGTGGCGAGCTCGTCCGCCGTCAGGGCGAGGCCCCCCGGGCCGGCGAGGTCGAAGGTGTGCGTGGCGTCGAGCGGGACGAGCACGTCGTAGCCGAGGTTCCCCGCCATCCGGGCCGTGGTCTCGACGCACATGTTGGTCTGGATGCCCACCAGCACCAGCTGGCCGATCCCCTGGGCCCCCAGCCAGTCGGCCAGGTCCGGCGTGCCGTAGAAGGCCGAGTTCACGGTCTTGGTGATCACCAGGGCCCCCTGGCTCCGCTTCTCGACCACATCCTTGAAGGCATGGCCGGGGTGGTCGGCGGCGAGGACGGAGCCGGGCTGCACGGACGCGTGCCGGACGAGGACCACCGGGCGGCCGGCCGCCTGCCAGGCGTCCATCAGGGCCGCGATGTTGTCCTCGGCCGCCGGGTTGTTGCGGGGCCCCCAGAAGGACTCCTCGTCGAAGCCCTTCTGCACGTCGATGACCAGCAGGGCACTGTCGGGGGCGATCTCGATCGCGGTCGTTGTCATGGCTCCATGCTGTCCGCCCCGCCGCGGGCCCGACAGCGCCCGCGAGGCCCCGTACCGATGGGATCCTGCCAGACTGGCAGTTCTGGACCCCTGGCAGACTGGCCGGATGCGCCGTGTCGCGATCGTCGTCCAGCCCGGTATCCGCAGCTTCGACCTCGCCGTCATCACCGAGGTCTGGGGCCCCGACCGCAGCCACGCCGGGGTGCCGGGCTTCGAGCTGCGCCGGTGCGCCCTGGAACCCGGGCCGATCCCGCTGCCCGGCGGGCTGACCCTGTCCCCCGACCGGGGGCTGGACTGGCTGGCCGGCGCGGACCTGGTCGTCGTACCGGCGCTGGCCGAGCCGGCCGATCCGACGCCCCCGCCGGTCCTCGCCGCCCTGCGCGAGGCGCACGGCCGGGGCGTGCCGGTCGCCGCCCTGTGCGCCGGGGCGTTCATCCTGGCGGAGGCCGGTCTGCTGGAGGGCCGCCGGGCGGTCACCCACTGGTGGCTGGCCCCGCAGCTCGCCGCGCGCTACCCGGGGATCGTGGTCGAGGACGCGCCGCTCTACGTCGAGGACGGCGGGCTGTGGACCTCCGCCGGGGTGGCTTCGGGGATCGACCTCTGCCTGCACCTGGTCCGGGAGGCGCACGGCGCCGAGGCCGCCGCCGCCATCGCCCGTTCCATGGTGACGGGTCCGTTCCGTACCGGGGACCACGCCCAGTACCTGGACCGGCCCGTCCCGGCCGCGGACCGGACGGCCGAGGCGCTGGCCGCCGTACGGGCGCGTGCCCTGCGTTCGCTGCACGAGCCCCTGTCCGTGGCGACCATGGCCGGCTGGGCCGGGATGTCCCCGCGTTCCTTCGCCCGGCACTTCGCCGCCGCCACCGGCACCACCCCGCACCGGTGGCTGCTGGGCCACCGGCTGGACGCGGCCCGCAAGCTGCTGGAACGCACCGATCATCCGGTGCCGGAAGTGGCCCGGCGGGCCGGTTTCGCCAGTGAGGTCACCTTCCGCCAGCACTTCACCGCGCAGGTCGGCCTCGGCCCGCGCGCGTACCGTGCGGCCTCCTGCGCACCGGCAGCCGCACCAAACCCCCCGGACAGTGTTAGAAAGGGCTCATGACCGGACGTTTTGGTCGCCAGCCGACCGGGTGGGGCTCGCGGCTGTTCGCGCGCCTGTCCCGGTGGGCACACAGCGTCGCCGGTCAGGTCTTCGCCCTCCAGGCGATGATCGTGCTCCTGCTGATCGCCGCCGCCGCGGCAGCCCTGGTCTTCCAGGCCCAGTACGACAGCGAGCGCGACGCCCGTCACCGCTCGCTCGCGGCGGCCGAGTCCTTCGCGAACGCCCCCGGTATCGTGTCGGCGCTGCTCTCGACGGATCCGACCGCGCTGCTCCAGCCGCTGGCCGAGGCCGCCCGCCGGGGCTCGGGCGTCGACTTCATCGCCGTCATGAACACCGACGGGATCCGCTACACCGACTCACAGCCCGAGCTGATCGGCCGACGGGCCACGGGTGACCTCAGCCGCGCCCTCGCCGGGCATGCCTTCACGGAAACGTTCCGGGGCGAGCCGAGCGACGCCGTCCGGGCCATCGTCCCGATACGGAACTCCGACGGCGTCGTCATCGGACTGGTCGGCACCGGCATAGACGTCGAGAACGTCTCCCAGGTCGTCGAGGGCCAGCTCCCGCTCCTGCTCGGTGCGGCCGCGGGCGCCCTGCTGCTCGGCACCGGTGGCGCCGCCCTGGTCAGCGGCCGGCTGCGGCGCCAGACCCGGGGCCTGGGCGCCGCCGAGATGAGCCGGATCAACGAGCACCACGAGGCCGTCCTGCACGCCGTCCGCGAGGGCGTGGTCATCATCGACGCCCACCAGCGGCTCGTCCTGGCCAACGACGAGGCCCGCCGACTGCTCAGCCTGCCGCCCGACCCCGAGAACCGGCACGTCACCGACCTCGGTCTCGACCCGCGCACCGCCGAACTGCTCGCCTCCGGCCAGGTCGTGACGGACCACGTGCACCTGGCGGGCGACCGGCTGCTCGCCGTCAACGTACGGCCCACCGCGCAGTACAAGGGCATGTCCACGGGAAGCGTCGTGACCCTGCGCGACTCCACCGAGCTCGCCGCGCTCTCCGGCCGGGCCGAGGTGGCCCGCGGCCGGCTCCAGCTGCTCTACGACGCCGGTGTGCGGATCGGTACGACCCTGGACGTGGTGCGGACCGCCGAGGAGCTGTCGGAGGTCGCCGTCCCCCGGTTCGCGGACTTCGTCACGGTGGAGCTGCTGGAGCCGGTGCTGCACGGTGACGAGCCCTCGCTGGTCACCGGTGTCTACACCGAGATGCGCCGGGCCGCCATCACCGGCGTACGTGCCGACTCGCCGCTCCAGCCGGTGGGCGACATCATCCGGTTCGTCGTGCCGACGGCTCCGATGGCGGCGGCCCTGGACGCCGGGCAGGCGGTGCTCGCGGCCGACCTGAACGCGGCCATGGGCTGGCGGGCCCAGGACTCCCAGGGCACCCGGGTGGCGCTCGACTACGGGCTGCACTCGCTGATCTCCGTACCGCTCCGGGCCCGGGGCGTGGTCCTGGGCATGGCCAATTTCTGGCGGGCCGCCGACACCCCGGAGGCCTTCGACGAGGAGGACCGTTCCTTCGCGGCGGAGCTGGGTGCGCGCGCTGCCGTCTCCATCGACAACGCCCGCCGCTTCACCCGCGAGCACGCCATGGCCGTGACGCTCCAGCGCAGCCTCCTGCCCCGGATGCTGCCCGCCCAGAACGCCGTGGACGTGGCCCACCGCTATCTGCCCGCGAAGGCGGGGGTCGGCGGGGACTGGTTCGACGTGATCCCGCTGCCGGGGGGCCGGGTGGCGCTGGTCGTCGGCGATGTCGTCGGGCACGGGGTGCACGCCGCGGCCACCATGGGCCGGCTGCGGACCGCGGTGCACAACTTCTCCACCCTGGACCTGCCCCCCGACGAGCTGCTCGGACACCTGGACGAGCTGATCAGCCGGATCGACCAGAACGACACCGGGAGCGGGCTCGCGGGCGGGGACGGGGAGGGCGGTGCCGAGGACGCCTCGGACGGGCCCGCCGAGCTGGCCGGGGTCACCGGTGCCACCTGTCTCTACACGGTCTACGACCCGGTCTCCGGGCGGTGCGTGATGGCCAGCGCCGGCCATCCCGGGCCGGCGCTGATCCGCCCCGGAGGGGCGGTGGAGTTCCCCGAGCTGCCGGCCGGGCTGCCCCTGGGCGTCGGCGGGATGCCGTTCGAGGCCACCGAGTTCACGCTTCCCGAGGGGAGCCGGCTGGTGCTGTTCACCGACGGTCTGGTGGAGGACCGTGACCGGGACTTCGACACCGGACTGCAACTGCTCGGCGAGGCGCTGGCGCGCCCCGGCCGCAGCCCCGACCAGGCCTGCTCGGACGTGCTCGCCACGATGCTGTTCCCGGTGCCGAGCGACGACATCGTCCTGCTGGTCGCCGACACCCGGCGGCTGGAGGCCGACCGGATCGCCGAGTGGGATGTGCCGGGCGAGCCCTCGGCCGTCTCGCGCGTGCGCAACGCGGGCGCGGCGCAGATCGCGGCGTGGGGGCTGGAGGAGATCTCCTTCTCCGCCGAGCTGATCCTCAGCGAGCTGATCACCAATGCCATCCGGTACGGGAGCGCGCCCGTGCGGGTGCGGCTGCTGCGCGACCGCGCCCTCGTCTGCGAGGTCTCCGACGGCAGCAGCACCTCACCGCACCTGCGGTACGCGGCGACCACCGACGAGGGCGGGCGCGGGCTGTTCCTCGTCGCCCAGTACGCCGCCCGGTGGGGCACCCGGTACACCGAGCGCGGCAAGGTCATCTGGGCGGAGCTTCCGTTGAGCGGCGGCCCGGAGCCACAGCTGATGGACCCGCTGGACCTGGACGCGCTGGAGGACCTGGCGTGGTGATCCGGCCGGCCGGGGTCCGGCAGGGGTCCGGCAGGGGACCCGGGGCCCGGTGTCACACCGCCCGGGTGCGGGCCAGCAGCACGGCGACGTCGTCCTGCTGGGCACACGGCAGCAGCAGCCGAAGGATCCCGTCACACAGTTCCTCCAGGGGCTGCTCCACCCGGTTCAGGGCTCCCGCCAGCTGGGCCATCCCCTGGTCGAGGTCCCGGTCCCGGGCCTCGATGAGGCCGTCGGTGTAGAGCACGAGCAGGCTCCCCGGCGGCAGCCGTACCTCCTCGGTGCGGAAGTCCTGCCCGCCCGTGCCCAGCGGGGTCCCGGGCGGGCCGTCGAGGAAGGCGATGGCCCCGTCGGGGGTGACCACGGCGGGCGGCGGGTGGCCGGCCCGGGCGATCACGCAGCCGCCGGACGCCGCGTCGTGGACGGCGTACACGCAGGTGGCCATCTCGTCCTCGCCCAGGTCGGCCACGACGGCGTCGAGCGAGCGGAGCAGCTGGGCCGGGGGCACGTCGTGGCGCGCGAGGGTCCGTACGGCCGTGCGCAACTGCCCCATGACGGCGGCGGCGTGGACGCCGTGGCCCATGACGTCCCCGATGACCAGCCCGGTCCGGCCGCCGGGCAGCGGGATGACGTCGTACCAGTCCCCGCCGACGTCGTGGTCGCTGGCGGGCAGGTAGCGCCCGGTGAGTTCGAGGCCCGGGACCTCGGGCAGCTCGCTGTTGGTGAGGCTGCGCTGGAGTGTGAGGGCCGCCTGGCGCTGGAGCGTGTACATCCGGGCGTTGTCGATGTTGAGGGCCGCGCGGGCGACCAGCTCGTCGACGAGGATGCGGTCCTGCTCGTCGAAGGGTTCCCGCTCGCGCGTACGGGTCACGGCGACGGCGCCGAGCACGGTGCCGCGGGCGACCAGCGGGACCAGGCGGGCCGAGCCCAGGGTGGCGAGGTAGGTGCGCAGTGCCTCGGCACGCGGGGAGGTGATCAGTGCGGGGATGTCGGCGAGGTAGAGGTTCATGGGCCGACCCTCGGCGATGACCTGCTCGTAGGGGGTGCCCATGGGGATCTGGAAGGTCTGGCCGGGGGCGAGTTTCGCGGTGGGGGCGGTCGGGTCGGGGAAGTGGGCGGCCAGCCGGCGCAGGACACCGCGTGTGGAGGCCGCGTGGACCGGGCCCTCGTCGGGGAGCAGCACGGCTTCGAGCAGCTGGACATCGGCGGAGTCCGCGAGCTGCGGCACCAGAACGTCCACGATCTCCTGGGCGGTCTGGTGGAGGTCCAGGGTGGTGCCGATGCGGGTGCCCGCCTCGGCGAGCAGGGCGAACC
Proteins encoded in this window:
- a CDS encoding BCCT family transporter; amino-acid sequence: MSAESLERPRPQTPGGGSGGPADGAPDRAVVTVGVIAVLAVVAWAALAGDSFDTASGTALSWVLGNFAWLFVIAADVFLVMCVVLAVSRFGRIRLGADDSEPEFTNLAWIAMMFSAGMGIGLMFYGVGEPLTHYLAPPPASGAAPRTGAAALAAMEYSFFHWTLTPWAIYGIAGLALAYATFRKGRGNRLSSAFVPLMGAERADGRPGKAVDLLAVFATVFGTATSLGLGALQVSKGLSLTTGIEDSVTVELVIIGSLSAAFVLSAFSGLHKGVKWLSTVNIVLAATLMLFVFVLGPTVYILDVIPASIGGYLSELVPMASRTGAFTDSKWLGAWTIFYWAWWLSWAPFVGTFIARISRGRTIREFLIGVLLVPSGATVVWFCVMGGTAIRLDSTGAVDFALTIKDGTEASLFAMLDALPLSTVTSWVAMVLVMTYFVTSADSASLVMGSLTSRGSLNPPTWLVVTWGVLMAGVAAVLLVAGGLKSLQTATILVALPFVIVMMLLCWALVKELRTDPGAGPARHHPLHGMRDAVRAMVGDAITEQGASRHPRLRRVAGSKGREYEDGEGPRSPEA
- a CDS encoding glycerate kinase; translated protein: MTDGAVTEAARVLIAADKFKGSLTAVQVAERVTAGLRRAVPDVEIETLPVADGGDGTVAAAVAAGFERREVRVTGPLGDQVTAAFALREGTAVVEMAEASGLQLLPAGTFAALTATTYGSGELLKAALDAGARSIVFGVGGSATTDGGAGMLAALGAVFLDANGEPVGPGGGALAELASADLSGVDPRFAEVEFVLASDVDNPLTGPKGCAAVYGPQKGASPEDVATLDAALAHFAVVLEKSIGAKAAECAVLPGAGGAGGIGYGALLLGATFRPGIELMLEVLGFAPALERATLVITGEGSLDEQTLHGKAPAGVAAAARAAGKPVVAVCGRLLLTQEALEGAGIRKAYPLTDLEPDPAKSIPNAGPLLEQVAANIAADVL
- a CDS encoding cysteine hydrolase family protein, with the protein product MTTTAIEIAPDSALLVIDVQKGFDEESFWGPRNNPAAEDNIAALMDAWQAAGRPVVLVRHASVQPGSVLAADHPGHAFKDVVEKRSQGALVITKTVNSAFYGTPDLADWLGAQGIGQLVLVGIQTNMCVETTARMAGNLGYDVLVPLDATHTFDLAGPGGLALTADELATATAVSLHGGGFARVVTTADLLAA
- a CDS encoding GlxA family transcriptional regulator, with product MRRVAIVVQPGIRSFDLAVITEVWGPDRSHAGVPGFELRRCALEPGPIPLPGGLTLSPDRGLDWLAGADLVVVPALAEPADPTPPPVLAALREAHGRGVPVAALCAGAFILAEAGLLEGRRAVTHWWLAPQLAARYPGIVVEDAPLYVEDGGLWTSAGVASGIDLCLHLVREAHGAEAAAAIARSMVTGPFRTGDHAQYLDRPVPAADRTAEALAAVRARALRSLHEPLSVATMAGWAGMSPRSFARHFAAATGTTPHRWLLGHRLDAARKLLERTDHPVPEVARRAGFASEVTFRQHFTAQVGLGPRAYRAASCAPAAAPNPPDSVRKGS
- a CDS encoding SpoIIE family protein phosphatase; the encoded protein is MTGRFGRQPTGWGSRLFARLSRWAHSVAGQVFALQAMIVLLLIAAAAAALVFQAQYDSERDARHRSLAAAESFANAPGIVSALLSTDPTALLQPLAEAARRGSGVDFIAVMNTDGIRYTDSQPELIGRRATGDLSRALAGHAFTETFRGEPSDAVRAIVPIRNSDGVVIGLVGTGIDVENVSQVVEGQLPLLLGAAAGALLLGTGGAALVSGRLRRQTRGLGAAEMSRINEHHEAVLHAVREGVVIIDAHQRLVLANDEARRLLSLPPDPENRHVTDLGLDPRTAELLASGQVVTDHVHLAGDRLLAVNVRPTAQYKGMSTGSVVTLRDSTELAALSGRAEVARGRLQLLYDAGVRIGTTLDVVRTAEELSEVAVPRFADFVTVELLEPVLHGDEPSLVTGVYTEMRRAAITGVRADSPLQPVGDIIRFVVPTAPMAAALDAGQAVLAADLNAAMGWRAQDSQGTRVALDYGLHSLISVPLRARGVVLGMANFWRAADTPEAFDEEDRSFAAELGARAAVSIDNARRFTREHAMAVTLQRSLLPRMLPAQNAVDVAHRYLPAKAGVGGDWFDVIPLPGGRVALVVGDVVGHGVHAAATMGRLRTAVHNFSTLDLPPDELLGHLDELISRIDQNDTGSGLAGGDGEGGAEDASDGPAELAGVTGATCLYTVYDPVSGRCVMASAGHPGPALIRPGGAVEFPELPAGLPLGVGGMPFEATEFTLPEGSRLVLFTDGLVEDRDRDFDTGLQLLGEALARPGRSPDQACSDVLATMLFPVPSDDIVLLVADTRRLEADRIAEWDVPGEPSAVSRVRNAGAAQIAAWGLEEISFSAELILSELITNAIRYGSAPVRVRLLRDRALVCEVSDGSSTSPHLRYAATTDEGGRGLFLVAQYAARWGTRYTERGKVIWAELPLSGGPEPQLMDPLDLDALEDLAW
- a CDS encoding SpoIIE family protein phosphatase codes for the protein MDTYQATSEVPDPPAAAVGYAGVLNELLPIALWREDADGRIVEWSLAAQDLLGHRPEDIIGLPGSAMLVPEANRELADQLTRRVQSGEAVVGTLPVRHRDGHRVPMEMWIVPAADPQGRTGAMLIAVETSEVLHMRDSLAALQSLFTQSPIGLATLGPDLRFLRVNDALARMNGVSAAEHLGKRLTEVVPGVNALALEATMQQVLDRGTAVVDVRRTGRTPADPENDRTWSCSYAPLLDGSGRALGVIASLIDITDGQRAQADAERARHRFALLAEAGTRIGTTLDLHQTAQEIVDVLVPQLADSADVQLLEAVLLPDEGPVHAASTRGVLRRLAAHFPDPTAPTAKLAPGQTFQIPMGTPYEQVIAEGRPMNLYLADIPALITSPRAEALRTYLATLGSARLVPLVARGTVLGAVAVTRTREREPFDEQDRILVDELVARAALNIDNARMYTLQRQAALTLQRSLTNSELPEVPGLELTGRYLPASDHDVGGDWYDVIPLPGGRTGLVIGDVMGHGVHAAAVMGQLRTAVRTLARHDVPPAQLLRSLDAVVADLGEDEMATCVYAVHDAASGGCVIARAGHPPPAVVTPDGAIAFLDGPPGTPLGTGGQDFRTEEVRLPPGSLLVLYTDGLIEARDRDLDQGMAQLAGALNRVEQPLEELCDGILRLLLPCAQQDDVAVLLARTRAV